One stretch of Litoribrevibacter albus DNA includes these proteins:
- a CDS encoding iron ABC transporter permease, with translation MNSVANTLEHQESPQAQQQSSLVKILLGLCLLMIGVAVLSLPIGAPEGIGLSHAIEGIQYALLYAPPTELSQGILHYLLLPRTGMALLAGAMMALSGVLIQQSLQNPYASPTTLGINAGGMVLTLLGGLFFPQFLHDWPVLVAFVGALATAMLVWRLSKWISDSPLNLILVGMAMGLALGSLSAGLMMVGENRLDGFFIWGAGNLAQNDGQLFQRLLPIGMTLVVVSLLLTRQLDMFDLGDTQAQAAGLSVEKTRLIALLVAILLSASVVSMAGMIGFIGLVAPHLAAYLIKGRSQNRTLWRALLALPLGAMMLLLADLISRSFESQLLMLPAGAFTALIGAPFLMMMLRKPQHQYGQLYEKTEVGIRAVIRFKPAIVFSVIFTLSVVILVQRGMEGQWELSRALIAFGAGAALAISGLILQTLLRNPLASPDVSGISSAGVLAVVVTTAFIPMSREMMALVSLLGSSGLLVLAWLWAKGGKVTPQGFALAGICLAAFGSTCVNLILTLSPSQSSEALMWLSGTLYGVDDRYISWIWGPLLLGLPLLLLASRWLNLLYLGVTWSSILGLPVRTAIYLLIAITAVFTSLSIATVGGIAFVGLVAPHVIRAIGVANYQWLLPSSAMFGGLLLLLSDWLSMSIYPPFELPAGIVVSILGGIYFVVLLLSGRYLRG, from the coding sequence ATGAATTCCGTTGCGAATACTCTTGAGCATCAAGAATCACCCCAGGCACAACAGCAAAGCAGCCTGGTAAAGATTCTCCTGGGATTATGTCTGCTGATGATTGGTGTGGCGGTGTTGTCTCTGCCGATAGGCGCGCCAGAGGGGATTGGTCTTTCCCATGCCATTGAAGGTATTCAGTATGCGCTCTTGTATGCGCCTCCTACAGAGCTATCACAGGGAATTCTGCATTACTTACTCTTGCCTCGAACCGGGATGGCCTTATTGGCAGGGGCCATGATGGCGTTATCGGGTGTATTGATTCAGCAGAGTCTACAAAACCCGTATGCCAGCCCAACAACCTTAGGAATCAATGCTGGTGGTATGGTGCTCACCTTACTGGGCGGTTTATTCTTCCCGCAGTTTCTACATGACTGGCCAGTGCTGGTGGCGTTTGTCGGAGCTTTGGCAACCGCAATGTTGGTTTGGCGTTTATCGAAGTGGATTTCTGATTCGCCGTTGAACTTGATTTTGGTCGGTATGGCGATGGGGCTGGCACTAGGTTCGTTGTCGGCAGGGTTGATGATGGTCGGTGAAAATCGCCTCGATGGCTTTTTCATCTGGGGTGCGGGAAATCTGGCTCAAAATGATGGGCAATTGTTCCAGCGATTGTTACCTATTGGCATGACGTTGGTGGTGGTGAGTTTGTTACTGACCCGTCAATTAGACATGTTTGATTTAGGTGATACCCAGGCACAAGCGGCAGGACTGTCGGTCGAGAAGACACGATTAATCGCCTTGCTAGTGGCTATTTTATTATCGGCGTCTGTCGTGAGCATGGCGGGAATGATCGGTTTTATTGGTTTAGTGGCTCCTCATTTGGCGGCGTATTTAATCAAGGGGCGCAGTCAGAACCGAACTCTATGGCGTGCGTTGTTGGCCTTGCCATTAGGGGCGATGATGTTGCTGCTGGCGGATTTAATCTCCCGCAGTTTCGAAAGTCAGTTGTTGATGCTTCCGGCTGGTGCGTTTACCGCGTTAATCGGTGCGCCTTTCTTGATGATGATGCTCAGAAAACCTCAACATCAATACGGTCAGTTGTATGAAAAAACCGAAGTGGGTATTCGGGCCGTCATTCGCTTTAAACCAGCGATTGTGTTTTCGGTAATTTTCACTCTTTCTGTGGTTATTTTGGTTCAACGAGGTATGGAAGGGCAGTGGGAACTCTCCCGAGCATTGATTGCCTTTGGCGCAGGTGCGGCACTGGCGATTTCCGGCTTGATTCTTCAAACCTTACTTCGTAACCCATTGGCGAGTCCGGATGTGTCCGGTATTTCCAGTGCGGGTGTGTTGGCTGTGGTAGTCACGACGGCGTTTATTCCGATGAGCCGTGAAATGATGGCGTTGGTTTCTTTGCTTGGCTCTTCCGGGCTGTTGGTTCTCGCCTGGCTGTGGGCGAAAGGTGGAAAAGTCACGCCACAGGGTTTTGCGTTAGCGGGGATTTGTTTGGCGGCGTTTGGCAGCACTTGTGTCAATTTGATTTTGACTCTGAGTCCGTCGCAATCCAGTGAAGCATTGATGTGGTTAAGTGGTACCTTGTACGGGGTCGATGATCGGTACATCAGCTGGATTTGGGGGCCGTTACTATTAGGGCTGCCATTATTGCTTCTGGCCAGCCGCTGGTTGAACCTTCTGTATCTTGGTGTCACTTGGTCATCGATTTTGGGATTGCCCGTTCGTACGGCGATTTACCTACTTATTGCGATTACCGCTGTTTTCACTTCACTATCCATTGCAACGGTGGGTGGCATTGCCTTTGTGGGCTTGGTGGCCCCGCATGTAATTCGCGCCATTGGTGTGGCTAACTATCAATGGTTACTGCCATCTTCGGCCATGTTTGGTGGCTTGCTCTTGCTCCTGTCTGATTGGCTGAGTATGTCGATTTACCCGCCATTTGAACTGCCTGCCGGCATCGTAGTGTCGATTCTGGGGGGTATTTACTTCGTTGTATTGTTGCTAAGTGGGCGGTATTTGAGGGGATGA
- a CDS encoding ABC transporter substrate-binding protein: MRSVIQFGVAWLLLCFSAFSAAISFPHDLGVVELEQTPTRVVALNWSHAEMLLSLGVTPVGVTNISGYKKWQSNNPVLPDSVEEVGFRASPDLRKLRALKPDLIVGYRFRHQRIYKQLSDIAPTLIFNQYPHGEDQDDYPARMQRVFLQLADVFDKRSQAQVILDEMDEKIRKARLTIEAAGLNGQPVVFGKFVGMGLGLRVYNDHSLAGATINRLGLDNRWQAAIEGRDFSHIPLSQMYLLGDANLIYVGDLHKEGRRMIESPVWPLLPFVQRERTFQSPALWSFGGPESAVRMAENIAQLLTQATLENKGEESAAAVLKETVNVGEAVTLGETK; the protein is encoded by the coding sequence ATGAGATCAGTGATTCAATTTGGTGTGGCTTGGTTGCTACTGTGTTTTTCAGCGTTCAGTGCAGCGATCAGCTTTCCTCACGATTTAGGTGTGGTTGAACTTGAGCAGACGCCGACGCGCGTGGTGGCTCTGAACTGGAGTCATGCAGAAATGCTGTTGTCATTGGGTGTGACTCCGGTGGGCGTGACTAATATCTCCGGCTATAAAAAGTGGCAATCCAATAACCCGGTATTACCCGATTCTGTCGAAGAAGTGGGATTTCGAGCAAGCCCCGATCTTCGGAAACTTCGTGCGCTCAAGCCGGATCTCATCGTCGGCTATCGCTTCCGACATCAACGTATCTATAAACAGCTTTCCGATATCGCTCCGACGCTGATCTTTAATCAATACCCGCATGGGGAAGATCAGGACGATTATCCAGCTCGGATGCAACGCGTATTTTTACAATTGGCTGATGTGTTTGATAAACGATCTCAAGCACAGGTCATTCTGGATGAGATGGATGAAAAAATTCGCAAGGCACGATTGACCATTGAAGCGGCCGGATTGAATGGACAGCCGGTTGTGTTTGGCAAGTTTGTGGGCATGGGGTTGGGGCTGCGTGTTTACAATGATCATTCTCTAGCTGGTGCCACGATCAATCGTTTGGGGTTGGATAACCGCTGGCAGGCGGCTATCGAAGGCCGCGATTTCAGTCATATTCCCTTGTCTCAAATGTATTTATTGGGTGATGCCAACCTGATTTATGTCGGTGATTTGCACAAAGAAGGGCGACGCATGATTGAATCGCCTGTGTGGCCGTTACTGCCCTTTGTTCAACGAGAACGCACCTTTCAGTCGCCGGCTTTGTGGAGTTTTGGTGGGCCGGAAAGCGCGGTACGTATGGCAGAAAACATTGCTCAACTATTGACCCAAGCGACGCTAGAAAACAAGGGTGAAGAGTCAGCGGCTGCAGTATTGAAGGAAACCGTTAATGTGGGAGAGGCTGTTACTCTGGGAGAGACAAAATAA
- a CDS encoding ABC transporter ATP-binding protein — protein MAFTLSSSGLAFSAGKKEILTDISLELAAGKVHAFVGPNGSGKSTLLQLLAGIHSPSKGDVSLGETPVGKWQRKAFAKELTFLPQNSARPLGLTVRDLVACGRFPHRGMFASLSKEDNQAIDAAIERTQVTHLASTVVDHLSGGEMQRVWLAMVLAQQTPILLLDEPTSYLDVSQQLRLLKIVRQLNLEQSLTVIWVLHDLNQAIQYSDHLWVIHQGRLVANSPASEGLSDALLKDVFGIEAVMIEDDRFDSPIMVPVSEAGPVSEAVPVSEAGPVSETESRSKTVPMAKAL, from the coding sequence ATGGCGTTCACCTTATCCTCATCGGGCTTGGCATTCTCGGCGGGCAAAAAAGAGATTTTAACGGACATCAGCCTGGAGTTAGCAGCAGGAAAGGTGCACGCGTTTGTGGGGCCGAACGGCTCGGGTAAGAGTACCTTGTTGCAGCTATTGGCGGGGATTCATTCGCCATCCAAAGGGGATGTATCTCTGGGTGAGACGCCGGTGGGTAAGTGGCAGCGAAAAGCCTTTGCAAAAGAACTGACTTTTCTTCCCCAAAACTCCGCCCGACCATTGGGACTAACAGTGAGAGATTTGGTGGCCTGTGGTCGTTTTCCTCATCGTGGCATGTTTGCTTCTCTGTCTAAGGAGGATAACCAGGCCATTGATGCCGCCATTGAGCGTACTCAGGTTACACACTTGGCATCGACCGTGGTGGATCACTTATCCGGTGGTGAGATGCAGCGGGTTTGGTTGGCGATGGTGTTAGCTCAGCAAACGCCGATTCTGTTGCTGGATGAACCGACCTCTTATCTGGATGTGTCTCAGCAATTGCGCTTGTTGAAGATCGTGCGTCAACTCAATCTTGAGCAATCGCTGACGGTGATTTGGGTGTTGCACGATTTGAATCAGGCCATTCAATACAGTGATCATTTGTGGGTGATTCACCAAGGCAGATTGGTCGCGAACTCTCCTGCCAGCGAGGGGTTGAGTGACGCCTTGTTGAAAGATGTGTTCGGCATTGAAGCAGTGATGATTGAGGATGATCGTTTTGATTCGCCGATCATGGTTCCTGTATCAGAAGCGGGTCCTGTGTCAGAAGCAGTTCCTGTATCAGAAGCGGGTCCTGTGTCTGAAACTGAATCTAGGTCAAAAACAGTGCCGATGGCGAAAGCGTTATGA
- a CDS encoding CBS domain-containing protein, with protein MRIKDAMSTDVATLQATDSLAKAREVMETKRIRQIPVVDGEGRVVGIISKRDIYAASVSNLTEHYERSKNLLEGRLEVAQIMTKEVETVEADEPLAAAAIKLQEMRIGALPVIENGKLVGIISSSDFLGIAVMLLER; from the coding sequence ATGAGAATCAAGGATGCCATGTCAACAGACGTTGCCACGCTGCAAGCCACGGACAGTTTGGCGAAAGCCAGAGAAGTGATGGAAACCAAACGAATTCGCCAGATTCCGGTAGTGGATGGTGAGGGCCGGGTTGTTGGAATTATTTCAAAACGAGATATTTACGCTGCCAGTGTTTCCAATCTTACTGAGCACTACGAGCGCAGTAAAAACCTCTTAGAGGGCCGACTTGAGGTAGCTCAGATAATGACCAAAGAGGTTGAAACGGTTGAAGCGGATGAACCTTTGGCAGCTGCGGCCATTAAACTTCAGGAAATGCGGATTGGCGCGTTGCCCGTGATTGAAAACGGTAAGCTGGTGGGGATTATTTCCAGCTCTGATTTTTTGGGCATTGCCGTGATGCTGTTGGAGAGGTAG
- a CDS encoding sensor domain-containing diguanylate cyclase encodes MFLKLIKSPISYVVMAMIIAIMAFVGRLLDIPFLYQIKEGLPETSVNTIVLILLMSVALLIGSGNLDRVSRFWSMLFITGIVFSLSLTNLTEVYTEHFFGMATSSDLAKLQLAAIVASPQTSWLFFLLSFGVLSGLLFNEKYAYNLEQGAATLAAFLLLIYTSAYLNHITDFYQSVHSLGISIVTIAAVACLTCATLILHGDRGFWVLILQKRLGSFLLRRALMFVLAAVVVLSAIRSYLASNEVIYADGIVISLMLMMSLVFLYTYSVKINAIEEQKECIEGYFEEVFRAAPNGMVLVNSQGKIIMANDHMTKVSLYSHDELKNMHVEGLVPEPLRKEHQILREAYIKRPRRRPMGVGRNLTLLKKDGSICPVEISISPAQVNNEKIIVAAVIDISYRLEMEENLETLERKAYIDTLTQINNREWFDESVGFFLEGARRLNKKVAFCFCDLDGFKQINDRYGHGIGDEVLIEVSRRMQMVIRKDDAVVRFGGDEFLIILNHIDHQEAVERVMNALIDAMNKPIVIGSLAINCGASIGVSFFPDDGQTAEVLVEKADRSLYHVKSSGKNNFSFTADTLDSE; translated from the coding sequence ATGTTCCTTAAACTAATAAAATCTCCAATCAGCTATGTGGTAATGGCCATGATTATTGCCATTATGGCGTTTGTTGGCCGTTTGCTGGACATCCCATTTTTATATCAAATAAAAGAGGGGCTTCCGGAAACTTCGGTTAATACGATTGTGTTAATTCTTTTGATGTCGGTTGCTTTACTGATTGGCAGTGGAAACTTGGATCGTGTGTCTCGATTTTGGAGCATGTTATTCATCACCGGCATTGTCTTCAGTTTATCCCTGACGAATTTAACCGAGGTTTATACCGAGCACTTCTTTGGCATGGCAACGTCGTCGGATTTAGCCAAATTGCAATTAGCTGCGATCGTGGCTTCCCCTCAAACCAGCTGGTTATTCTTCTTGTTGTCCTTTGGTGTGCTGTCGGGCTTATTATTCAATGAAAAATACGCCTACAACCTTGAGCAGGGCGCTGCCACTCTGGCTGCTTTTTTGTTGCTGATTTATACCAGTGCGTATCTCAATCACATTACGGATTTTTACCAAAGTGTTCATTCGTTGGGGATTTCCATTGTCACCATTGCGGCCGTTGCGTGTCTGACCTGTGCTACCTTGATCCTTCATGGCGATAGGGGCTTTTGGGTGTTGATTCTACAGAAGCGGCTGGGCAGTTTTTTGCTCCGACGTGCCTTGATGTTTGTGCTGGCTGCGGTGGTGGTCTTATCAGCAATACGAAGTTATTTAGCCTCGAATGAAGTGATTTATGCCGATGGCATCGTTATTTCCCTGATGCTTATGATGTCTTTGGTATTTCTCTATACCTATTCAGTCAAAATCAATGCGATTGAGGAGCAAAAAGAGTGCATTGAAGGGTATTTTGAAGAGGTCTTCAGGGCGGCTCCCAACGGTATGGTGTTGGTCAATAGTCAGGGAAAAATCATAATGGCCAATGATCATATGACAAAGGTTTCTTTGTACTCCCACGATGAGCTGAAAAACATGCATGTGGAAGGGTTGGTGCCGGAGCCTTTGCGTAAAGAGCATCAGATTTTACGAGAAGCCTACATCAAACGACCTCGTCGTCGACCGATGGGGGTTGGGCGGAATCTGACGCTTCTTAAGAAGGATGGTTCTATTTGCCCGGTGGAAATTTCGATTTCTCCTGCTCAGGTCAATAACGAGAAGATTATCGTTGCGGCGGTCATCGATATCTCCTATCGCCTGGAAATGGAGGAAAACCTGGAAACGCTGGAACGCAAAGCCTATATCGATACTCTGACTCAAATAAACAATCGTGAATGGTTTGATGAATCCGTTGGCTTTTTTCTGGAAGGCGCTCGGCGATTGAATAAAAAGGTCGCTTTTTGTTTTTGTGACTTGGATGGCTTTAAGCAAATTAATGATCGTTATGGGCATGGGATTGGCGATGAGGTGTTGATCGAGGTGTCGAGACGTATGCAGATGGTTATTCGAAAAGATGATGCGGTAGTGCGGTTTGGTGGTGATGAGTTCCTCATTATTCTCAATCATATTGATCATCAGGAAGCGGTGGAGCGCGTGATGAATGCGCTAATCGATGCCATGAATAAACCCATAGTCATTGGTTCGTTGGCCATCAATTGTGGTGCATCGATCGGCGTCAGTTTCTTTCCGGATGATGGTCAAACTGCAGAGGTGCTGGTCGAGAAGGCTGACCGCTCTCTCTATCATGTGAAGAGTTCCGGAAAGAATAACTTTTCGTTCACTGCAGATACCTTAGATTCGGAATAA
- a CDS encoding MFS transporter: protein MPLVYAMVIMMGLMQSALFACLPWLIEYTPLSVSDWSWLVSGSMFGFVFIAPLWGRATDQYGPNQTLIWTFSGFALSNVILVLAISPWGLSLLSVSALIGCLILSRVIYAGFTAGVFGAAQAWVLGQADVEIRSALARLNAINQIGRMVGPLVVMLGAFWYPTLALYLFAIGAVLITAWFVVQQRIEARAGSPDFAGSPDFAGSPDDAAQNDSTCTSAVASLGVSISRGSSSAVSTKTSTDCFSLSKALPELMLAMGVTMTVGTLQFSLGPYIKWQWGLSAEQATHEVSQLLFLSAFVVTLVAMKLVPRIAPLPKVYLLLTVTGLVFGSGLMVLAETKVVWCAAIALMSLGVALCSPFYGHVLRERWPEFQGRIGGYLTSAHTVGYGLGTLVAGRLLEWNINLAMHPVAMAALFLLLYLMIKWLMTSKETS, encoded by the coding sequence ATGCCTTTGGTCTATGCCATGGTGATCATGATGGGGTTGATGCAATCGGCCCTGTTTGCCTGTCTTCCCTGGTTGATTGAGTACACGCCGCTTTCTGTTAGTGATTGGTCCTGGCTGGTCAGCGGGAGCATGTTTGGTTTTGTCTTCATTGCGCCGCTTTGGGGACGAGCCACGGATCAGTACGGGCCAAATCAGACTTTGATTTGGACGTTCAGCGGCTTTGCCTTGTCGAATGTGATCCTGGTGCTGGCCATTAGTCCTTGGGGGTTGAGCTTGCTCAGCGTATCCGCGTTAATTGGCTGTTTGATTTTGTCACGAGTGATCTATGCGGGGTTTACCGCTGGAGTCTTCGGTGCGGCACAGGCCTGGGTTCTTGGGCAGGCGGATGTGGAAATACGATCTGCGTTGGCGCGACTGAATGCCATTAATCAGATAGGTCGAATGGTTGGGCCGTTGGTTGTGATGCTAGGGGCGTTTTGGTATCCGACGCTGGCCTTGTATCTGTTTGCCATTGGCGCGGTGTTGATTACGGCATGGTTTGTGGTTCAACAGCGCATTGAAGCTCGCGCTGGCTCTCCTGATTTCGCTGGTTCTCCTGATTTCGCTGGCTCTCCTGATGACGCCGCTCAGAATGATTCAACCTGTACATCGGCTGTTGCTTCATTGGGTGTTTCTATATCGAGGGGTTCTTCTTCTGCTGTCTCAACTAAGACATCAACAGATTGTTTTTCCCTGAGCAAAGCATTGCCCGAGTTGATGTTGGCGATGGGTGTGACGATGACCGTGGGGACGTTGCAGTTCTCTCTTGGGCCATACATTAAATGGCAGTGGGGCTTATCAGCCGAGCAGGCGACCCATGAAGTCAGCCAATTGTTATTTTTGAGTGCTTTCGTGGTGACCTTGGTGGCGATGAAATTAGTGCCGCGAATTGCTCCTCTTCCAAAAGTGTATCTGTTGCTAACGGTTACGGGGCTGGTGTTTGGCAGTGGGCTGATGGTGCTGGCAGAAACCAAAGTGGTTTGGTGTGCAGCCATTGCCTTGATGTCCTTGGGGGTTGCGCTCTGCTCGCCCTTTTATGGCCATGTGTTGAGAGAGCGTTGGCCGGAGTTTCAGGGACGTATCGGAGGCTATCTGACCAGTGCTCATACAGTGGGTTATGGCTTGGGAACCTTGGTTGCAGGACGTTTGTTGGAATGGAATATCAATTTGGCCATGCACCCGGTGGCAATGGCTGCCTTATTTTTGCTCTTATATCTGATGATAAAATGGTTGATGACTTCTAAGGAGACAAGTTAA
- a CDS encoding IucA/IucC family protein, producing MNRYSESTRPISFYFDPSLNCFFNALLREWQDWHYRPTADAPFSSECVYSGSSNDSNSLAPSGWFQLQTSDGLLSIPCMNYSTTGRHHLLAPCLINIDGQLQTVDFQESVDRVMRQSSINSVLIQNNSQNCSQDTTQGMNASEPKSLTDFIRRAHQSDTNLQQALAYREAEFDQLFGKSLTFEQAESALFTGHSIHPCPKARDNFSPEDTLAYAPEFGGHFQLQWYKLHTSCLYTRETDGFDYQALIEDLISQDPQAQAWQKTLESDYVLYPCHPFQHKVWQNTARLTDLISQGLLVHLGQGTIDWSATTSVRAIYSKQSPWMLKFSLSVKLTNSIRHLQPEELVRGAELCRVLTTPPAQEFEQRFADRFKILFEPTAAAICDEAGKPFEETIVLWRENPFVEGKDHNTEVLATLLQDDPRSGQSRLEQSLKQWQTEYSNATTYANQATEWFKRYLDVAVKPLLIAQADYGLLFGAHQQNIVLTLSQGMPVKMYFRDCQGTGFSQLANQLYTQYLPDMAADSANVIEDEMAIRLFSYYLIINATFNVISSLSRSGEIPESVFIGQLQFFLQDIRTQGVKDTQCIDYLLNSEELSAKGNFFVSLKQLNENTETDYLAMYHPMTNPLKMSASEPRPQRSSAELIHTDLATDIA from the coding sequence GTGAACCGTTACTCCGAATCTACACGTCCAATATCTTTTTACTTCGATCCCTCTCTTAACTGTTTTTTCAACGCGTTATTACGGGAATGGCAGGATTGGCATTACCGGCCGACCGCCGATGCGCCGTTCTCCAGCGAGTGCGTTTACAGTGGATCAAGCAATGACTCGAATTCGCTGGCCCCGTCCGGTTGGTTTCAGCTTCAAACCTCAGATGGTCTGTTGTCTATCCCCTGCATGAACTACTCAACCACAGGCCGTCATCATCTGTTGGCACCTTGTCTGATCAACATCGATGGGCAACTTCAGACGGTCGATTTTCAGGAATCGGTCGATCGGGTCATGCGTCAGAGTTCCATCAACAGCGTCTTGATCCAAAACAACTCGCAGAACTGCTCACAAGACACCACTCAAGGTATGAATGCGTCAGAACCTAAGAGCCTGACCGACTTCATTCGCAGAGCACATCAAAGCGACACCAATCTTCAACAAGCGCTGGCTTATCGCGAAGCCGAGTTTGATCAGTTGTTCGGCAAGTCGTTAACCTTCGAACAAGCAGAGTCCGCCCTATTCACCGGGCACTCCATTCATCCGTGCCCGAAAGCCCGAGATAACTTCAGCCCTGAAGATACCCTGGCCTACGCGCCGGAATTTGGCGGTCACTTCCAACTGCAATGGTACAAGTTGCATACCTCGTGTCTGTACACCCGAGAAACTGACGGCTTTGATTACCAAGCGCTGATTGAGGACTTAATCAGCCAAGATCCGCAAGCGCAAGCATGGCAAAAAACATTGGAAAGTGACTATGTGCTGTATCCCTGTCACCCGTTCCAGCATAAGGTTTGGCAAAACACCGCACGTTTAACTGACTTGATCAGTCAGGGACTTCTCGTTCATCTCGGACAAGGAACGATAGATTGGTCAGCGACCACCTCGGTGCGCGCCATTTACTCCAAACAATCGCCGTGGATGCTGAAGTTCTCGCTGAGCGTAAAGCTGACCAACTCCATCCGCCATCTTCAGCCGGAAGAACTGGTTCGCGGTGCCGAGCTATGTCGAGTACTGACCACGCCACCCGCTCAGGAATTTGAACAACGCTTTGCAGACCGTTTCAAAATTTTGTTCGAACCAACGGCTGCCGCAATCTGTGATGAAGCAGGTAAGCCTTTCGAAGAAACCATTGTGCTCTGGCGTGAAAATCCTTTTGTGGAAGGTAAAGATCACAACACCGAAGTGTTGGCGACCTTGTTACAGGACGATCCAAGATCAGGTCAGTCCCGTCTCGAACAGAGCTTAAAGCAATGGCAAACCGAGTACTCAAACGCCACCACCTACGCCAATCAGGCGACCGAGTGGTTCAAGCGTTATCTCGATGTGGCGGTAAAACCTTTGCTGATTGCCCAAGCCGACTATGGCCTGCTGTTCGGCGCCCACCAGCAAAATATCGTGCTGACACTGAGTCAGGGCATGCCGGTGAAAATGTATTTTCGGGATTGTCAGGGTACCGGCTTCAGTCAATTAGCCAACCAACTCTACACCCAATATCTGCCGGATATGGCCGCTGACAGCGCCAATGTCATCGAAGATGAAATGGCCATCCGCTTATTCAGTTATTACCTGATCATCAACGCCACCTTTAATGTCATCAGCAGCCTTAGTCGCAGTGGTGAAATCCCGGAATCGGTATTCATCGGACAACTGCAATTCTTCCTGCAAGACATCAGAACCCAAGGCGTCAAAGACACGCAATGCATCGATTACCTGTTGAACTCAGAAGAACTCAGCGCCAAAGGCAATTTCTTTGTATCCCTGAAACAACTGAATGAGAACACCGAGACCGACTATCTGGCCATGTATCACCCGATGACCAACCCATTGAAGATGTCTGCCTCAGAGCCACGTCCACAACGCAGCTCAGCTGAACTTATTCACACAGACCTAGCTACCGATATCGCTTAA
- a CDS encoding GNAT family N-acetyltransferase — protein sequence MSSPASMSLASLAPGKFVISPDSLDKETQNTGAQSFVLEMDSKSSTGQALGQRHWQLDYERTGDQLTVTRWLGRTNDIRSSYQVLDQLIASLGIEELTLSNEVLSEGAQAIDPRHWQASDKGLTIQRDAFYQIRETFLADALLTITPDIRTEREGVEHPVPVRPQLPEGVLYRRQIPQLNVVFELYHATVEHDGERFHKWQNDPRVAEFWEYPFSREKLDEYLHNCRNDAHSAPLIACFDGVPFGYIETYWGQEDRLGPYYDARPFDHGFHLLVGEPDFLGGGRAEYWLKAVSHFLFLLDPRTDRLVGEPRSDNKNLLKWTEKVGWRKDKEFDFPHKRAALMICDKAHFIKHFE from the coding sequence ATGTCGTCACCTGCATCTATGTCACTTGCATCACTTGCACCGGGCAAATTTGTCATCAGCCCAGACTCACTCGATAAAGAAACCCAGAACACCGGGGCACAGAGCTTTGTTCTTGAGATGGACAGTAAGTCGAGCACCGGACAAGCCTTGGGCCAACGTCACTGGCAGCTGGACTACGAACGCACAGGCGACCAACTGACCGTGACTCGCTGGCTAGGCCGAACCAACGACATCCGCTCAAGCTACCAGGTACTCGATCAATTAATTGCCTCCTTGGGTATTGAAGAATTAACACTGTCGAATGAAGTACTCAGTGAAGGCGCACAAGCCATCGACCCTCGTCATTGGCAAGCGTCAGACAAGGGGCTAACCATTCAGCGCGACGCCTTCTACCAAATTCGTGAAACCTTCCTGGCCGACGCATTACTGACCATTACCCCCGATATTCGCACGGAACGTGAAGGGGTTGAACACCCAGTGCCGGTTCGTCCACAACTGCCGGAAGGCGTTCTTTACCGTCGTCAGATTCCTCAATTGAACGTGGTATTCGAGCTGTATCATGCCACCGTAGAACACGACGGCGAACGTTTCCATAAATGGCAAAACGACCCGCGTGTGGCTGAATTCTGGGAGTACCCATTCTCCCGTGAAAAGCTCGACGAATACTTACACAATTGCCGTAACGATGCCCACTCGGCACCGCTTATTGCCTGCTTCGACGGTGTCCCCTTTGGCTACATCGAAACCTACTGGGGCCAAGAAGATCGCCTTGGTCCGTATTACGATGCGCGCCCGTTTGATCACGGTTTTCACTTACTGGTGGGTGAGCCTGACTTCCTCGGCGGTGGCCGAGCTGAGTACTGGTTGAAAGCCGTCAGTCACTTCCTGTTCCTGTTAGATCCAAGAACCGATCGCTTAGTGGGCGAACCCCGTTCCGACAATAAGAACCTGTTGAAATGGACCGAAAAAGTCGGCTGGCGCAAAGACAAAGAATTCGACTTCCCGCACAAACGCGCGGCCCTAATGATCTGTGATAAAGCTCACTTCATTAAGCACTTTGAATAA